The Solibacillus sp. FSL W7-1436 genome window below encodes:
- a CDS encoding response regulator transcription factor — MEEQVRILVVEDDDAINQLLCDIVRKNGYIAQPAFSGTEALLYLENKDWDMVLLDLMLPGMSGDEILSKIADQSNIPVIIISAKLDQQTKVGMLRTGADDYITKPFDNEEVSARIESHLRRYQRINKFSNKTKLHYKNIEIDSEARTVYVQGEELSFTAREYEILVLLLSSPKKVFTKKNLFESVWKEVFYGDDNTINVHISNIRNKLASINPDEQYIETVWGIGYRLKT, encoded by the coding sequence ATGGAGGAACAAGTAAGGATTCTAGTAGTAGAGGATGACGATGCGATAAACCAGTTACTTTGTGATATTGTCAGAAAAAATGGTTACATCGCACAGCCGGCCTTTTCCGGGACGGAAGCGCTACTCTATCTGGAAAATAAGGACTGGGATATGGTATTGCTTGATCTGATGCTTCCGGGGATGTCTGGAGATGAAATACTTTCAAAAATAGCTGATCAAAGTAATATTCCGGTAATCATCATTTCTGCAAAATTGGATCAGCAAACAAAAGTAGGCATGCTGAGAACAGGAGCAGACGACTATATTACAAAGCCTTTCGACAACGAAGAAGTTTCTGCCCGAATAGAATCTCATCTAAGAAGATACCAGCGTATTAATAAGTTCTCAAACAAGACGAAACTGCATTATAAAAATATTGAAATTGATTCGGAAGCAAGAACGGTATATGTACAAGGGGAGGAACTAAGTTTTACAGCCCGTGAATATGAGATATTGGTTCTTTTATTATCATCTCCGAAAAAAGTCTTCACAAAGAAAAATTTATTTGAAAGTGTTTGGAAAGAGGTATTCTATGGGGATGACAATACAATCAATGTCCATATAAGCAATATACGAAACAAGTTGGCATCCATCAACCCAGATGAGCAATATATCGAGACGGTCTGGGGAATTGGCTATCGGCTCAAAACTTAA